The Bacillota bacterium LX-D genome includes a window with the following:
- a CDS encoding cyanophycinase, whose product MEEKVQGTLVIIGGAEDKKGKQEILKKFIDLSGNEDARLVVMTAATEEPETVGENYRRIFKDLGVKDIAVLNINSRQEANEQYYADTIKSSTGIFFTGGDQLRITSLLGGTSTYWALIDAYQQGIVIAGTSAGASVMSETMIVEGDSEEAPKKNTLKMAPGMGFIKGVVVDQHFAQRGRIGRLLSAVAQNPDILGIGIDEDTAIVVNSDAKFEVYGSQTVTIVDGWLVNHSNVSESSPSEALALTNITLHVLPAGYSFDLNHRVPIS is encoded by the coding sequence ATGGAAGAAAAAGTACAAGGCACCCTAGTTATTATTGGCGGGGCAGAAGATAAAAAAGGTAAACAAGAAATTTTAAAAAAATTTATCGACTTATCAGGCAATGAAGATGCCCGGCTGGTGGTTATGACTGCCGCCACGGAAGAGCCGGAAACTGTGGGGGAAAATTATCGTCGAATTTTCAAAGATTTAGGCGTAAAGGATATTGCAGTGCTAAATATCAACAGCCGCCAGGAAGCAAACGAGCAATATTATGCTGATACTATAAAATCCTCTACAGGTATTTTCTTCACTGGAGGCGATCAATTACGCATTACCAGTCTCTTAGGAGGAACTAGTACCTATTGGGCTTTAATAGATGCTTACCAGCAAGGAATTGTCATAGCTGGCACTAGTGCAGGTGCTTCTGTTATGAGTGAAACCATGATTGTGGAAGGAGACAGCGAAGAGGCACCGAAGAAGAATACTTTAAAAATGGCTCCGGGAATGGGTTTTATTAAAGGTGTTGTGGTTGACCAACATTTTGCCCAGCGAGGCAGAATTGGCAGACTTTTATCTGCTGTGGCGCAAAACCCCGATATTTTAGGCATTGGCATCGATGAGGACACTGCTATTGTAGTTAACTCCGATGCTAAATTTGAAGTATACGGTTCTCAGACCGTAACTATTGTTGATGGTTGGTTAGTTAACCATAGTAATGTATCGGAGTCTAGCCCTAGTGAAGCATTAGCTCTGACTAATATTACCCTGCATGTTTTGCCTGCAGGCTATAGTTTTGATTTAAATCATCGAGTACCAATTTCTTAG
- the ribE gene encoding riboflavin synthase: protein MFTGIIEELGQVVDNKRSSAKNYLKIKAEKVLLGTKVGDSIAVNGVCLTVTKLEKNAFFADVMPETYRKTTLESLKLGEKVNLERAVAADGRFGGHFVSGHIDGSGEICKVQREENAVLLAINVSSDLLPYIIPKGSIAIDGTSLTVAAVSAQGFSVSLIPHTFQETNLQFKSQGDKVNLETDLMAKYLANFLTNLKDQKSKLSIDYLTKLGY, encoded by the coding sequence ATGTTTACAGGAATTATTGAGGAATTAGGCCAAGTAGTGGACAACAAAAGATCATCTGCCAAGAATTACCTTAAAATTAAAGCTGAGAAAGTACTTTTGGGAACTAAAGTTGGCGACAGCATTGCTGTAAATGGAGTTTGTTTAACGGTTACGAAGCTAGAAAAAAATGCTTTTTTTGCTGATGTTATGCCGGAAACTTACCGTAAAACGACTTTGGAAAGTTTAAAGCTAGGGGAAAAAGTTAATTTAGAAAGGGCTGTAGCTGCCGACGGCAGATTTGGCGGCCATTTTGTCAGCGGTCATATAGATGGCAGCGGTGAAATCTGCAAAGTGCAAAGAGAGGAAAATGCAGTGCTTTTAGCAATTAATGTTTCCTCTGATTTACTGCCCTATATTATTCCTAAGGGCTCCATTGCCATAGATGGCACCAGCCTTACAGTTGCAGCAGTAAGTGCCCAAGGATTTTCCGTATCCTTGATTCCCCACACTTTTCAGGAGACCAATTTGCAGTTTAAGAGTCAAGGGGACAAGGTAAATTTGGAAACTGACCTTATGGCTAAGTATTTAGCTAATTTTCTAACAAACTTAAAGGACCAAAAAAGCAAATTATCTATAGATTACTTGACTAAGCTAGGTTATTAG
- the ribE gene encoding 6,7-dimethyl-8-ribityllumazine synthase, which produces MQIIEANLIGTGLRFSIIASRFNELITRKLVEGAKDGLLRHGVREEDISLVWVPGAFEIPIIAKKAAQNPKTDGVICLGAVIRGATPHFEYVSAEVSKGVASVGLEVGKPVIFGVLTTDTIEQAIERAGTKGGNKGWDAAQSAIEMANLMKLV; this is translated from the coding sequence ATGCAAATAATTGAAGCTAATTTAATCGGCACCGGCTTAAGGTTTAGCATAATTGCCAGCAGATTTAATGAATTAATTACCCGAAAGCTGGTAGAAGGAGCCAAAGACGGACTCCTTAGACACGGTGTCCGGGAGGAAGATATTTCTTTAGTGTGGGTTCCCGGTGCTTTTGAAATTCCGATTATAGCCAAAAAAGCAGCACAAAATCCTAAAACTGATGGAGTTATTTGTTTAGGAGCAGTTATCCGAGGGGCGACTCCTCATTTTGAGTATGTCAGCGCCGAAGTAAGTAAAGGCGTTGCTAGTGTAGGCCTAGAGGTAGGAAAGCCAGTAATTTTTGGAGTTTTAACTACGGATACCATTGAGCAGGCTATTGAGAGGGCTGGCACTAAAGGAGGCAATAAAGGTTGGGATGCTGCCCAAAGTGCTATTGAAATGGCAAATTTAATGAAACTAGTCTAA
- a CDS encoding bifunctional 3,4-dihydroxy-2-butanone-4-phosphate synthase/GTP cyclohydrolase II, which translates to MLSTIEEIIADLKQGKMVIMVDHEDRENEGDLLMAAEAVTPEAINFMITHGRGLVCLPMEEERANELKLPVMVNSNTDPFYTAFTVSIDLKKGTTTGISPYDRAKTIFHAADERAQAEDFVRPGHVFPLRAKKGGVLKRAGHTEAAVDLARLAGFKPLGVICEIIKADGTMARLKDLEVFAQEFKLKIGSIQDLIAYRKKHEQLVEKIAEAALPSKYGQFKLNAYRDKLTGQDHLAIVKGNPRGEEPVLVRVHSECLTGDALGSLRCDCGDQLGKALQAIEREGKGVVVYLRQEGRGIGLGAKMKAYELQDQGLDTVEANEALGFPADLRDYSIGAQILTDLGIRNIRLMTNNPRKIRGLENYGLKIVERVPLQIPYGPENKKYLLTKRFKLQHDLEIGGDRICK; encoded by the coding sequence ATGCTAAGCACAATTGAAGAAATTATCGCTGATTTAAAACAAGGGAAAATGGTAATTATGGTAGACCATGAAGATCGAGAAAATGAAGGAGATCTTTTAATGGCTGCGGAAGCAGTTACCCCCGAAGCTATAAACTTTATGATTACTCATGGCAGAGGGTTAGTTTGCCTGCCTATGGAAGAAGAAAGGGCCAATGAACTTAAGCTGCCTGTAATGGTCAATAGCAATACGGATCCTTTTTACACTGCCTTTACTGTTTCCATAGATCTTAAAAAAGGAACTACTACTGGTATTTCACCTTATGACAGGGCCAAGACTATTTTCCACGCTGCGGATGAAAGGGCCCAGGCAGAAGACTTTGTACGCCCTGGACATGTGTTCCCTTTGCGGGCTAAAAAGGGAGGAGTACTGAAAAGAGCGGGGCATACAGAGGCGGCAGTTGACTTAGCAAGGCTGGCAGGTTTTAAACCTTTGGGAGTAATTTGTGAAATCATTAAAGCAGATGGCACCATGGCTCGCTTAAAAGATTTAGAAGTTTTTGCTCAAGAGTTTAAGCTAAAAATCGGCAGTATTCAGGATTTAATTGCTTATCGCAAAAAACATGAGCAGCTAGTAGAAAAAATAGCAGAGGCTGCTTTGCCCAGTAAATATGGTCAATTTAAACTTAATGCCTATAGGGACAAATTAACGGGACAAGATCATTTGGCAATTGTTAAAGGAAATCCCAGAGGTGAAGAACCTGTCCTTGTCCGTGTCCACTCTGAGTGCTTAACAGGGGATGCTTTAGGCTCCTTAAGATGTGATTGCGGTGATCAGCTAGGTAAGGCTTTACAAGCCATAGAGAGAGAAGGCAAAGGAGTAGTTGTGTATCTAAGACAGGAAGGCAGAGGCATAGGCTTAGGAGCAAAAATGAAGGCTTATGAGCTGCAGGATCAAGGTTTAGATACAGTTGAGGCCAACGAGGCTTTAGGTTTTCCCGCTGATTTACGGGATTACAGCATTGGAGCTCAGATTTTAACAGATCTAGGTATACGAAATATCCGCTTGATGACTAATAATCCTAGGAAAATCAGAGGTTTAGAGAACTATGGATTGAAAATTGTGGAAAGAGTGCCTCTACAGATTCCCTATGGGCCAGAAAACAAAAAGTATCTCTTAACTAAAAGATTTAAACTTCAACATGATTTGGAAATTGGGGGAGATAGAATATGCAAATAA
- a CDS encoding homocysteine S-methyltransferase family protein, giving the protein MNWQEMQDEIMLFDGAMGTMLQGAGLKPGQCPELLNLENPEIIRKVHQSYIQAGANIIETNTFGANPLKLREYGLDGKTRDINRQGVRIAKEAAAGRALVAGSVGPTGLLLEPYGPATFAEVYKAYKEQIEALAKAGADLICIETMSDLNEIKAALLAAKECSSLPIVCMMSFNPQGSTMMGVSPETAAVVLSALGADVVGANCSAGASELLPVMERMGKVSDKMLIVQPNAGLPVFQAGQVSYAEDAASMAQHAENFVQAGVQILGGCCGTSPQHIQSLAAKVKHRPPVQRKKHKVLFISGRKMVLGMGEHNETVSIEGLNSFSANEGQQILQKGAQGLLIKLPAHLDLRELQQKFLAFQGVVDAPLALKAENPAALEAVLKIVRGRPLLFGLTATEDSLNKFLPLAAKYGAGIVAATIDESGVPENNGEKIALAEKIMARGKEVGINPWDIAIDALALPFKAKAALEEEKLAVYSTLKKLGVQGAISLSEEKFWPAWLPKDREKLKTYLGQNQIDLFLANLLS; this is encoded by the coding sequence GTGAATTGGCAGGAGATGCAGGATGAAATTATGCTCTTTGATGGTGCCATGGGTACGATGCTTCAGGGGGCAGGTTTAAAACCGGGACAGTGTCCAGAACTCCTTAACCTGGAGAACCCAGAAATTATTCGAAAAGTCCACCAGTCCTATATTCAAGCCGGTGCTAACATAATTGAAACAAATACTTTTGGGGCTAACCCCTTAAAACTAAGGGAATATGGATTAGATGGCAAAACAAGGGACATTAATAGACAAGGAGTCCGCATTGCCAAGGAAGCTGCTGCCGGCAGGGCTTTAGTTGCTGGCTCAGTGGGCCCTACCGGACTCCTTCTTGAGCCCTATGGCCCAGCTACCTTTGCTGAAGTATATAAGGCTTATAAGGAACAAATTGAAGCTTTAGCTAAGGCAGGTGCAGATTTAATTTGCATTGAAACTATGTCCGATTTAAATGAGATTAAAGCAGCATTGCTGGCCGCTAAGGAGTGCTCCAGTCTCCCTATTGTATGTATGATGTCCTTTAATCCTCAAGGTAGTACCATGATGGGAGTCAGCCCGGAAACGGCAGCTGTTGTTCTTTCTGCTTTGGGAGCAGATGTTGTTGGAGCCAATTGTTCTGCTGGAGCCTCAGAGCTGTTGCCAGTTATGGAGCGGATGGGGAAAGTATCGGATAAAATGTTAATTGTGCAGCCTAACGCCGGACTGCCGGTTTTTCAAGCTGGACAGGTATCTTATGCTGAAGATGCAGCTAGTATGGCTCAGCATGCTGAAAATTTTGTCCAGGCAGGGGTGCAAATCTTGGGAGGCTGCTGCGGTACTTCGCCCCAGCATATACAGTCTTTGGCAGCTAAAGTAAAACATAGGCCGCCGGTCCAGAGGAAAAAACATAAAGTTTTATTTATTTCAGGGCGGAAAATGGTTTTAGGTATGGGAGAGCATAATGAGACTGTATCTATTGAGGGTCTAAATTCTTTTAGTGCTAATGAAGGTCAGCAAATTTTACAAAAAGGCGCACAAGGTTTGTTGATTAAGCTGCCTGCCCATTTAGACCTTAGGGAGCTGCAACAAAAGTTTTTAGCTTTTCAAGGTGTAGTAGATGCACCTTTAGCTCTAAAGGCTGAAAACCCAGCTGCATTGGAAGCTGTCCTAAAAATAGTACGGGGCCGTCCACTGCTATTTGGCCTAACGGCGACGGAAGATAGTTTAAATAAATTCCTGCCTCTAGCAGCTAAGTATGGAGCAGGAATTGTAGCTGCAACTATAGACGAATCTGGCGTGCCAGAGAACAACGGGGAAAAGATTGCTTTAGCTGAAAAAATTATGGCCCGAGGAAAAGAAGTGGGAATTAATCCTTGGGATATTGCCATAGATGCCTTGGCTTTACCTTTTAAAGCAAAAGCAGCTTTGGAGGAAGAGAAGCTAGCAGTTTACAGCACACTCAAAAAATTAGGTGTTCAGGGGGCCATTTCCTTATCAGAAGAAAAGTTTTGGCCTGCCTGGCTCCCTAAGGATAGAGAAAAGCTTAAGACTTATCTGGGGCAAAATCAGATTGACCTTTTTTTAGCTAATCTTTTAAGCTAA
- the ribD gene encoding bifunctional diaminohydroxyphosphoribosylaminopyrimidine deaminase/5-amino-6-(5-phosphoribosylamino)uracil reductase RibD codes for MNHHLFMQRALALAVKAKGRTSPNPMVGAVVVKDGKIVGEGYHHQAGAPHAEVLALQEAGTKAQGSTLYVTLEPCCHFGKTPPCVEKIIQSGVREVIGAVADPNTLVNGQGYELLKAAGIKVQVGVLRQEAEQLNEVFFKYIRTKKPFVTLKWAMTLDGKIATVNNDSKWVSNEKSRALVHQWRDSTDALVVGVNTILNDNPFLTTRLPHGRGKDPWRIILDTHLRTPVEANVLNTASKAPTIICCGPEADEIKKNNLAAQGVQIWELPIQGGTLDLNYLLESLGKQELTSILVEGGGKVLESFFRLGLADKVCCFIAPKILGGEAAKTPVEGEGIKLMSQAYKLTRVSHESIGEDLLITGYLRR; via the coding sequence ATGAATCACCACTTGTTTATGCAGAGAGCTTTAGCTTTAGCAGTTAAAGCTAAGGGGAGAACCAGTCCCAACCCCATGGTAGGGGCTGTAGTTGTCAAAGATGGAAAAATTGTGGGAGAAGGCTATCATCACCAGGCAGGAGCCCCTCATGCCGAAGTTTTGGCACTTCAGGAAGCGGGGACAAAAGCTCAAGGCAGCACCTTGTATGTAACCCTAGAACCCTGCTGCCACTTTGGGAAAACACCTCCTTGTGTGGAGAAAATTATTCAATCTGGTGTGAGGGAAGTCATTGGTGCTGTAGCAGACCCAAATACCCTAGTTAACGGCCAAGGATATGAACTCCTGAAAGCAGCTGGAATTAAGGTGCAAGTTGGGGTTTTGCGTCAGGAAGCTGAACAATTAAACGAGGTATTTTTCAAATATATACGCACCAAAAAGCCTTTTGTAACCTTAAAGTGGGCCATGACTTTAGATGGGAAAATCGCTACTGTTAATAACGATTCAAAGTGGGTAAGCAATGAGAAATCCAGGGCTTTGGTCCACCAGTGGAGGGATAGTACCGACGCACTAGTTGTAGGTGTGAACACTATCTTAAATGATAACCCTTTTTTAACTACCAGGCTTCCCCATGGTAGAGGGAAAGACCCCTGGAGAATAATTTTAGATACCCATTTACGTACGCCGGTAGAAGCTAATGTTTTAAATACAGCTTCCAAAGCTCCTACTATTATTTGCTGCGGGCCGGAAGCAGATGAAATTAAGAAAAATAATTTAGCAGCGCAAGGGGTACAGATTTGGGAACTGCCAATTCAGGGAGGAACCTTAGACTTAAATTATTTACTTGAGAGTTTAGGGAAGCAAGAACTAACCAGCATTTTAGTTGAGGGAGGAGGAAAGGTGTTAGAATCTTTCTTTCGCCTAGGACTTGCTGATAAAGTTTGCTGCTTTATTGCTCCCAAAATCCTAGGTGGAGAAGCGGCTAAAACCCCTGTAGAGGGGGAAGGTATTAAGCTGATGAGTCAAGCTTACAAGTTGACCCGTGTATCCCACGAAAGTATCGGAGAGGATTTATTAATTACTGGATATTTGAGGAGGTAA
- the folP gene encoding dihydropteroate synthase, with product MKTLQVGKSKFDLGKRTIIMGILNFTPDSFSDGNMFFDLEKAVQHGQEMVAAGADIIDIGGESTRPNFEPVSAEEELRRVLPVIKALREVTEVPISIDTYKAEVARQAIEAGANMLNDIWGCKADPEMAHVAACYHVPICLMHNKKEAVYNQLIPDILAELQECIDIAKAEGVEDQNIIIDPGIGFGKTLEHNLEVMHQLQKFKVLGYPLLLGTSRKSMIGKVLDLPVEERVEGTAASVAVGIAKGADIIRIHDVRAMSRVAKMTDAMIRR from the coding sequence ATGAAAACTCTGCAGGTTGGAAAAAGCAAATTCGATCTCGGAAAAAGAACCATTATTATGGGTATTTTAAATTTTACACCTGATTCCTTTTCTGACGGAAATATGTTTTTTGATTTGGAAAAAGCTGTTCAACATGGACAAGAAATGGTGGCGGCGGGTGCCGATATCATCGATATAGGTGGAGAATCGACAAGACCAAATTTTGAACCTGTAAGTGCCGAAGAAGAATTAAGACGTGTCCTTCCCGTAATTAAAGCCCTGCGTGAGGTCACTGAAGTTCCTATTTCTATTGATACATATAAGGCCGAAGTAGCAAGACAAGCTATCGAAGCGGGAGCTAATATGCTCAACGATATTTGGGGTTGCAAAGCAGATCCGGAGATGGCTCATGTGGCGGCTTGCTACCATGTTCCCATTTGCTTAATGCATAATAAAAAAGAAGCTGTTTATAACCAGCTAATTCCGGACATCCTTGCTGAGCTGCAAGAGTGTATAGACATTGCCAAAGCAGAGGGAGTAGAGGATCAGAATATTATAATTGATCCGGGCATTGGTTTTGGCAAGACACTAGAACACAATTTAGAAGTTATGCATCAATTGCAAAAGTTTAAGGTCTTAGGATATCCTTTATTGTTGGGAACTTCCAGAAAGTCGATGATTGGCAAAGTTTTAGACCTTCCCGTAGAGGAACGGGTTGAGGGGACAGCGGCCTCAGTGGCAGTAGGAATTGCTAAAGGGGCTGATATTATTAGAATCCATGACGTTAGAGCAATGAGTAGAGTAGCTAAAATGACTGACGCCATGATCAGAAGGTAG
- the folK gene encoding 2-amino-4-hydroxy-6-hydroxymethyldihydropteridine diphosphokinase, producing the protein MAVAFIGLGSNLGDKQANIKRAIEMLNGHEEVDVTKISPNYETEPVGYAEQDNFFNAVVAVETSLTPLKLLELCLNIEQELKRVRKIKWGPRTIDLDILLYDDLIIKTEQLTVPHPYLHERWFALKPLNDLAPNLIHPVLGESVSELLAELEQQND; encoded by the coding sequence TTGGCAGTAGCTTTTATTGGTTTAGGCTCAAATTTAGGTGACAAACAGGCAAATATAAAAAGGGCCATTGAAATGCTTAATGGACATGAAGAAGTGGATGTAACCAAAATTTCCCCTAACTATGAAACAGAACCTGTCGGTTATGCAGAGCAAGATAATTTTTTTAATGCTGTTGTAGCTGTGGAAACTAGTTTAACTCCTTTGAAATTATTGGAATTATGTTTAAATATTGAGCAAGAATTAAAAAGGGTTCGCAAGATTAAATGGGGGCCCAGAACCATTGATTTGGACATTTTACTTTACGATGACTTAATTATTAAAACAGAGCAGCTGACAGTACCCCATCCCTATCTTCATGAACGCTGGTTTGCCTTAAAACCTTTGAATGACTTAGCACCAAATTTAATTCATCCTGTCTTAGGTGAAAGTGTTAGTGAATTGCTGGCTGAGTTAGAACAGCAAAATGATTAA
- a CDS encoding DMT family transporter: protein MKLKKQTIAELSILFITAVWGLSFVIIKDGTTEINPYYYNFIRFSLAGLLLLGCSYQKWSLINAEVIKKGFFVGLALSGGYIFQAIGIKYTTASNAAFITNLAIVFVPLLLILIERHFPGPITVLGVIFSTIGLALLSLQENFSIQYGDLLVLICAICYSIHLILVNRYTKSFDTLIFTTFQILTVAVVSGLIGLGQEPVTLASLSALSADFWLGVAILALFGTAVAFFVQTWAQKFASLTRVTLLLALEPIFALVFAYLFLGEVFTLKEFIGTGMMLGGILLIELKGA, encoded by the coding sequence ATGAAACTAAAAAAGCAAACAATAGCGGAATTATCCATACTTTTTATTACTGCAGTTTGGGGTTTATCCTTTGTTATTATTAAAGATGGGACTACAGAAATAAATCCCTACTATTATAACTTTATTCGCTTCTCTCTAGCAGGATTACTGCTTTTAGGCTGCAGTTATCAGAAATGGTCTTTAATTAACGCTGAAGTCATCAAGAAGGGTTTCTTTGTGGGACTAGCTTTATCTGGCGGTTACATTTTCCAAGCCATAGGAATTAAGTACACAACTGCCTCTAATGCAGCCTTTATAACCAACTTAGCTATTGTTTTTGTACCCTTATTGCTGATTCTTATTGAACGTCACTTTCCTGGCCCCATAACAGTTCTAGGCGTAATTTTTTCAACTATTGGTTTAGCCTTATTAAGTTTGCAAGAAAACTTCTCCATTCAATATGGGGATTTACTAGTCTTAATTTGTGCTATTTGCTATTCTATTCATTTAATTTTAGTTAATCGATATACTAAAAGCTTTGATACCCTTATTTTTACTACGTTCCAAATTTTAACTGTAGCTGTAGTTAGCGGCTTAATTGGCTTGGGGCAGGAACCTGTTACCTTGGCTTCTTTGTCTGCTTTATCAGCTGATTTTTGGTTAGGGGTTGCTATTTTAGCCCTTTTTGGCACGGCAGTTGCTTTTTTTGTCCAAACCTGGGCTCAAAAATTTGCCAGCCTGACAAGAGTTACCTTGCTTTTAGCCTTAGAGCCTATCTTTGCTCTGGTCTTTGCTTATCTTTTTTTGGGGGAAGTATTTACATTAAAAGAATTTATCGGCACAGGGATGATGTTGGGAGGTATTTTACTTATTGAGCTGAAAGGAGCTTGA
- a CDS encoding peptidoglycan-binding protein, with protein sequence MLYASRFLRLTNPLMTGPDVRNVQERLASLGYYSGKVDGIYGKVTAAAVQNFQNAVGLTADGVVGPDTWNALGLPKDPININHEYSISIDVQKFRLTLLKNGVIQATYPVAVGKPNTPTPIGNWVIIEKLVNPGGPFGARWMRLNVPWGGYGIHGTNNPASIGSPASHGCVRMYNEDVIKLFAIVPIGTPVKIIGRVFTGRILQVGVEPGSDVVAVQEKLQVLGYYQGDVDGVYGSQTRNAVMAFQKAHKLATDGIVGPATYEELEKTYDTVLGLTMP encoded by the coding sequence ATGCTTTACGCCAGCCGGTTTTTACGCTTAACAAATCCTTTGATGACAGGTCCCGATGTACGAAACGTACAAGAAAGGCTTGCTAGTTTAGGGTATTATTCAGGAAAAGTAGATGGTATTTATGGAAAGGTAACTGCAGCAGCTGTGCAAAATTTTCAAAACGCAGTTGGTCTTACAGCAGATGGGGTTGTAGGGCCCGATACCTGGAATGCATTAGGACTGCCCAAAGATCCTATTAATATTAATCATGAATATAGTATTTCCATTGATGTCCAAAAGTTCCGACTTACACTTCTTAAAAATGGAGTAATTCAAGCTACCTACCCCGTTGCTGTAGGTAAGCCTAACACCCCAACTCCTATTGGCAATTGGGTAATTATCGAAAAACTAGTTAATCCAGGCGGTCCTTTTGGAGCTAGGTGGATGAGGTTAAACGTCCCCTGGGGCGGATATGGCATTCATGGAACTAATAATCCCGCTTCCATTGGATCTCCCGCCAGCCATGGTTGTGTACGCATGTATAATGAAGATGTTATTAAACTATTTGCCATTGTTCCTATAGGCACTCCAGTCAAAATTATTGGTCGAGTCTTTACAGGAAGAATACTTCAGGTAGGCGTAGAACCAGGTTCCGATGTTGTTGCTGTGCAGGAAAAGCTGCAAGTGCTTGGTTACTATCAAGGAGATGTTGATGGAGTTTATGGCAGCCAAACTAGAAATGCCGTCATGGCTTTTCAAAAAGCTCATAAACTAGCAACAGATGGTATTGTAGGACCAGCAACATACGAGGAACTTGAAAAAACATACGATACTGTATTAGGACTAACGATGCCTTAA